Proteins encoded within one genomic window of Flavobacterium sp. NG2:
- the menD gene encoding 2-succinyl-5-enolpyruvyl-6-hydroxy-3-cyclohexene-1-carboxylic-acid synthase yields the protein MIYPKIPLAQSIIELCLAKGVTQIIISPGSRNAPLTVGFASNPDFQCYSIADERCAAFFALGIAQQTAKPVALVCTSGSALLNYYPAIAEAFYSQIPLIVIAADRPQSKIDIGDGQTIRQENVFANHSLYNANLTEENFEQNNFEINEAINTAIAQKGPVHINAPFEEPLYETTTELSVTVSAFAKDPIVVAVSDIEDCALHWNKAKKKLILIGVNAPNSIDEAIIETWAEDPSVIVMTETTSNVHHPSFIHNIDTIITPFKSVDFESFQPDILITFGGMIVSKRIKAFLRTYAPQQHWHVDSLRAYDTFGALTKHIQTSPKLFFNSFIPLTQKTESDYFQMMDTLAILRKQKTADYLAKISFSDFKVFDQVISALPSNSQLQISNSSAIRYAQLIKIHPSIEVFCNRGTSGIDGSTSTAIGAAVANTKQTTLITGDISFLYDSNGLWNNYIPKNFKIILINNGGGGIFRILPGHQETELFNTFFETSHQYTAEHLAKMFGFDYQLADSEERLEGGLKALFAKNEKPSILEIITPTVDNDKILLQFFKDLE from the coding sequence ATGATTTACCCCAAAATACCTTTAGCGCAAAGCATCATCGAACTGTGTTTAGCCAAAGGAGTTACACAAATAATTATTTCCCCAGGTTCAAGAAATGCACCACTAACAGTAGGTTTTGCAAGCAATCCTGATTTTCAATGTTATAGTATTGCCGACGAGCGTTGCGCCGCCTTTTTTGCATTGGGAATCGCACAACAAACCGCTAAGCCAGTGGCGCTAGTTTGTACTTCGGGTTCAGCTTTATTGAATTATTATCCAGCTATTGCCGAGGCTTTTTATAGCCAAATCCCATTGATCGTTATCGCAGCGGATAGACCCCAAAGCAAGATTGACATTGGCGACGGCCAAACTATTCGTCAAGAAAATGTGTTTGCTAATCATTCGTTATACAATGCTAATCTGACAGAAGAGAATTTCGAGCAAAATAATTTCGAAATCAACGAAGCTATAAATACAGCGATAGCTCAAAAAGGACCCGTGCATATCAATGCTCCTTTTGAAGAGCCTTTATATGAAACTACAACCGAGCTTTCCGTTACAGTTTCCGCTTTCGCAAAAGACCCAATAGTAGTTGCTGTATCGGACATAGAAGACTGTGCTTTACATTGGAACAAAGCCAAAAAGAAACTGATTTTAATAGGGGTAAATGCCCCCAATTCAATTGACGAAGCGATTATTGAAACTTGGGCAGAAGACCCTTCAGTCATTGTAATGACAGAGACGACTTCAAATGTGCATCATCCAAGTTTTATCCATAATATAGATACGATTATAACCCCTTTTAAAAGTGTTGACTTCGAAAGTTTTCAGCCTGATATTCTTATCACTTTTGGAGGAATGATTGTTTCCAAAAGAATCAAAGCGTTTTTACGTACCTATGCACCTCAACAGCATTGGCACGTTGATAGTTTACGTGCGTATGATACTTTTGGGGCGTTGACCAAACACATTCAAACCAGTCCAAAGCTGTTTTTTAATTCTTTTATTCCGCTTACGCAAAAAACAGAAAGTGACTATTTCCAAATGATGGACACTTTGGCTATTTTGAGAAAACAAAAAACTGCGGACTATCTGGCTAAAATTTCTTTTTCAGATTTTAAAGTTTTTGACCAAGTGATTTCGGCTTTGCCTAGCAATAGTCAATTGCAAATCAGTAATAGTTCGGCTATTAGATATGCACAATTAATAAAAATACATCCGTCTATTGAGGTTTTTTGCAATCGAGGAACCAGTGGAATTGATGGGAGTACTTCAACGGCAATTGGTGCGGCTGTCGCCAATACGAAGCAGACGACTTTGATTACTGGAGATATCAGTTTTTTATACGATAGCAATGGGTTGTGGAATAATTACATTCCAAAAAACTTCAAAATTATTTTGATTAATAATGGAGGAGGTGGAATTTTTAGAATATTACCAGGACATCAGGAGACAGAGCTATTCAATACCTTTTTTGAAACTTCGCACCAATATACAGCTGAACATTTGGCAAAGATGTTTGGTTTTGATTATCAACTAGCCGATTCGGAGGAAAGATTGGAAGGTGGTTTGAAAGCCTTATTCGCTAAAAATGAAAAGCCAAGCATTTTAGAGATTATTACGCCAACGGTAGATAACGATAAGATTTTGTTGCAGTTCTTTAAAGATTTAGAGTGA
- a CDS encoding TonB-dependent receptor, with amino-acid sequence MKLIYIILLSFFSLTFYGQTQNGSVVDVFGNAIENAYLINIATNSHAHTNPLGNFSLDKTEVGNTVEVTALGYKKVDYTFGSNENRIILEEAVFKLDEVIIQQKLSAMNVISKIDLQTNPVNSSQEILRKVPGLFIGQHAGGGKAEQIFLRGFDIDHGTDIAISVDGMPVNMVSHAHGQGYADLHFVIPETVEKIDFGKGSYYADKGDFATAGYVAFQTKEKLDKSLISLEVGQFNTQRMVGLFNLLGNQKTQSAYIATEYILTDGPFDSPQNFNRVNVLGKYTIRLDDNSKFTLTASRFSSSWDASGQIPQRLVDRGVISRFGAVDNTEGGSTSRTNVNATILKSIDENTFVKANVFYSKYDFELFSNFTFFLDDPINGDQIKQKENRSIYGLNSELNKKMKYNDWDILLQLGLGFRADATKDTELSHTLNRTTVLNPIKLGDIDEVNGFNYWNAEFKLGKFMINPAVRFDYFKFNYQDKLATTYKTQSETEVKVSPKLNFIYSHNNDLQFFLKTGMGFHSNDTRVVVENNGNEILPTSIGADFGTIWKPVPKVIVNAALWNLYLQQEFVYVGDAGVIEPSGKTKRMGVDLGLRYQLNDYLFMDSDMTYTYARSIDEPSGQDYIPLAPDFTATGGLSFQKWNGFSGGVHYRHLKTRPANEDNSIVAKGYGIVDCNINYEFKKLTFGISIENLFNTAWNETQFATETRLQNEPNSVEEIHFTPGTPFYMKGKISYRF; translated from the coding sequence ATGAAACTTATTTATATCATCCTATTATCCTTTTTTAGTTTGACTTTCTACGGACAAACTCAAAACGGAAGCGTCGTAGATGTGTTTGGGAATGCCATTGAAAATGCATATTTAATAAATATTGCCACCAATAGCCATGCCCATACGAACCCATTGGGGAATTTTAGCTTGGATAAAACGGAGGTAGGAAACACAGTAGAAGTTACTGCTTTAGGGTATAAAAAAGTAGATTATACTTTTGGTTCAAATGAAAATAGGATTATTCTTGAAGAGGCTGTTTTCAAATTAGATGAGGTTATTATCCAGCAGAAATTATCGGCGATGAATGTGATTTCCAAAATCGATTTGCAAACCAATCCAGTAAATTCCTCTCAGGAAATATTACGTAAAGTGCCAGGGTTGTTTATTGGGCAACATGCAGGCGGAGGAAAGGCAGAGCAAATTTTCTTGAGAGGTTTTGATATTGATCATGGTACTGATATAGCTATTTCGGTTGATGGAATGCCAGTGAATATGGTTTCCCATGCTCATGGTCAAGGTTATGCCGATTTGCATTTTGTAATTCCAGAAACGGTTGAGAAAATAGATTTCGGAAAAGGAAGTTACTATGCGGATAAAGGCGATTTTGCTACGGCAGGTTATGTCGCTTTTCAAACCAAAGAAAAATTAGATAAAAGTTTAATCAGTCTGGAAGTGGGGCAATTTAACACCCAAAGGATGGTGGGTTTATTTAATCTTTTGGGAAACCAAAAAACACAATCTGCATATATCGCAACGGAATATATTTTGACAGATGGCCCTTTTGATAGTCCGCAAAATTTTAATAGAGTCAACGTATTAGGAAAGTATACAATTAGATTGGATGACAATAGTAAATTCACCCTTACTGCTTCTCGTTTTTCCAGCAGTTGGGATGCTTCTGGACAAATACCGCAACGTTTGGTAGATAGGGGTGTGATTTCAAGATTTGGTGCTGTTGATAATACCGAAGGTGGAAGTACTTCAAGAACGAATGTCAATGCTACAATCTTAAAGTCAATTGATGAAAATACCTTTGTCAAAGCCAATGTTTTTTATTCGAAATACGACTTTGAACTGTTTTCCAACTTTACTTTTTTCTTGGATGACCCTATTAATGGTGACCAAATCAAGCAAAAGGAAAACCGTTCGATTTATGGACTGAATTCGGAGTTGAATAAAAAAATGAAATACAACGATTGGGATATTCTTCTACAACTAGGTTTAGGGTTTAGAGCCGATGCTACGAAGGACACGGAACTTTCGCATACATTAAATAGAACGACAGTTTTGAACCCCATTAAACTAGGTGATATTGATGAAGTAAACGGTTTTAATTATTGGAATGCCGAATTTAAGTTGGGGAAATTCATGATTAATCCAGCCGTTCGCTTTGATTATTTCAAATTCAATTACCAAGATAAATTGGCAACGACCTATAAAACACAATCTGAAACGGAAGTGAAAGTCTCACCAAAATTAAATTTTATCTATTCGCATAATAATGATTTACAGTTCTTTTTGAAAACAGGAATGGGATTTCATTCGAATGATACACGAGTTGTGGTGGAGAATAACGGAAACGAAATTTTACCAACATCCATCGGTGCAGATTTTGGAACGATATGGAAACCAGTTCCTAAAGTAATTGTCAACGCAGCGCTGTGGAATTTATACCTACAGCAAGAATTTGTTTATGTGGGCGATGCTGGTGTCATAGAACCAAGCGGAAAAACAAAACGAATGGGAGTCGATTTGGGGCTACGTTATCAACTGAATGATTATTTGTTTATGGATTCGGATATGACCTATACCTATGCTCGCAGTATTGACGAACCAAGCGGACAAGATTATATTCCACTAGCACCCGATTTTACCGCTACTGGAGGTCTGAGTTTTCAAAAATGGAATGGGTTTTCAGGAGGTGTGCATTACAGACACCTAAAAACGCGTCCTGCCAATGAGGATAACTCGATTGTAGCCAAAGGATATGGAATCGTAGATTGCAATATTAACTACGAGTTTAAAAAACTGACCTTTGGAATTTCAATAGAAAATCTATTCAATACAGCATGGAATGAAACCCAATTTGCCACCGAAACCCGTTTGCAAAACGAACCCAATAGTGTGGAGGAAATCCATTTTACACCCGGAACTCCTTTTTATATGAAAGGAAAGATTAGTTATAGATTTTAA
- a CDS encoding tetratricopeptide repeat protein, producing the protein MKTYNKLLLLFFGMLVIVSCTNSNKQITNSKDYDEYLSIRGNESVAFANDEIKFWENKYANDTVQNSYLGIIASKYATLFQYTGDIKDLYKAEELLVKSNKASGYSKVGTLRALARNYIAQHRFKEALVLANKAFAIGEGRKESQKLLFDVQMELGNYAEASKNLEAIKNMKDYDYLIRLAKWNDHVGDLDTAITFMEKARTIAENEDNKILKIWSYSNLGDYYGHAGRIQDSYDSYLKTLALDTNYSYALKGIAWIVFSHERNTIEAKRIIETLEKTHHTPDFLLLKSKIASFVGETEEAEDNKAAYFDMLTKNNYGAMYNKYNVLVYADDKTTAAKALEIANIEVNHRPTPDSYNLLAWSYLNMGNAQKALKIAEKYVVGKTHEPQVQYHLAMIYKANNHLDKIGAIKKELQGSIYELGPDFEAKINKL; encoded by the coding sequence ATGAAAACATATAACAAATTACTGCTACTATTCTTTGGTATGTTGGTTATTGTTTCATGCACAAACAGCAACAAACAAATAACAAACTCAAAAGATTATGATGAATACCTTAGTATTCGAGGAAATGAATCGGTCGCTTTTGCGAATGATGAAATTAAATTTTGGGAAAATAAATATGCTAATGATACGGTTCAAAATTCTTATTTAGGTATTATTGCCTCTAAATATGCCACACTGTTTCAGTATACTGGCGATATCAAAGATTTGTATAAAGCCGAAGAATTATTAGTAAAATCGAATAAGGCATCAGGTTATAGTAAAGTAGGAACCTTACGTGCCTTGGCCCGAAATTATATAGCACAACATCGTTTTAAAGAAGCCTTGGTTTTGGCCAACAAAGCTTTTGCCATTGGCGAAGGCCGAAAAGAGTCTCAAAAACTGCTTTTTGATGTCCAAATGGAACTAGGGAATTATGCGGAAGCCTCCAAAAATTTGGAAGCTATCAAAAACATGAAAGATTATGATTATCTCATTCGATTGGCGAAATGGAATGACCATGTTGGTGATTTAGATACTGCCATTACTTTTATGGAAAAAGCGAGAACTATAGCTGAAAATGAAGATAACAAAATCCTCAAAATTTGGTCTTATTCTAACCTAGGGGATTATTATGGACATGCAGGACGCATTCAGGATTCCTATGATAGTTATTTAAAAACGTTGGCATTAGATACTAATTATTCTTATGCACTTAAAGGAATTGCTTGGATTGTTTTTTCGCATGAAAGAAATACTATTGAAGCCAAAAGAATCATCGAAACACTTGAAAAAACACACCATACACCTGATTTTTTATTATTAAAATCAAAAATAGCTAGTTTTGTAGGGGAGACCGAAGAAGCAGAAGATAATAAGGCAGCCTATTTCGACATGTTAACCAAAAATAATTATGGTGCTATGTATAATAAATACAATGTACTGGTTTATGCAGATGATAAAACTACCGCTGCTAAAGCATTAGAAATCGCCAATATTGAAGTCAATCATAGACCTACTCCTGATTCGTATAATTTATTAGCTTGGTCTTATTTGAATATGGGCAATGCTCAAAAAGCATTGAAAATTGCAGAAAAATATGTTGTGGGTAAAACACACGAACCTCAAGTGCAATACCATTTGGCGATGATTTATAAAGCCAATAATCATTTGGATAAAATTGGTGCTATAAAAAAAGAGTTACAAGGGAGTATCTATGAATTAGGTCCTGATTTTGAAGCGAAAATTAATAAACTATAA
- a CDS encoding DUF4331 family protein has product MKTNKFTIITLALICALGTVSCNNDDNDNAPSAVDFSGTYVQQDQMGRPAINTVFVASGQPKDDFNNTTPSAMGAIYTPVIKAKLQAFGYTSNALGHSIDTFASVLATDVLNVSTSAKTTFFDGTNVLTGRALADDVIDVELLLIFGGPTGGSNPGLTKDNVNKNDKDFLTSFPYLAAAW; this is encoded by the coding sequence ATGAAGACAAATAAATTCACAATAATAACATTAGCACTAATATGTGCTTTGGGAACGGTAAGTTGTAATAATGATGATAATGATAACGCCCCTTCGGCAGTTGATTTTTCAGGAACTTATGTACAACAAGACCAAATGGGTAGACCAGCTATTAATACGGTTTTTGTAGCATCAGGACAACCTAAAGACGATTTCAATAATACCACTCCTTCGGCTATGGGAGCCATTTATACACCTGTTATCAAAGCTAAATTACAGGCATTCGGTTATACTAGTAATGCATTAGGACATAGTATAGATACTTTTGCGAGTGTATTAGCAACTGATGTGTTGAATGTTTCAACTTCTGCTAAAACAACTTTCTTTGATGGAACAAATGTTTTAACAGGTAGAGCCTTGGCTGATGACGTAATTGATGTAGAGCTTTTATTAATCTTTGGAGGACCAACTGGTGGATCAAATCCAGGTTTGACAAAAGATAATGTAAATAAAAATGATAAAGACTTTTTAACGTCATTTCCATATTTAGCAGCTGCTTGGTAA
- a CDS encoding DUF4331 family protein, which translates to MKKTKIILGLSLLAITGLTLVAADHIDAPSVTGNASDITDFYAFQGQDTNNLVFAVNTQGLLSPGATAAASFNENVMIEVNIDNTGDNVEDLVIQAIRKGNKMYFFGPYAPSVKGKTSTIDFSKASGSVQISKYGQTPNISNENGMKFFAGPRDDPFFFDLGQYQAVIGGTASAFKTTGTDTFAGTNVLSVVIEVPKSKLGTAASLNTWVETKKKQ; encoded by the coding sequence ATGAAAAAGACAAAAATTATTTTAGGCCTATCGCTTTTAGCGATTACGGGTTTAACATTAGTAGCAGCGGATCATATCGATGCGCCATCAGTAACAGGAAATGCATCTGATATCACTGATTTCTATGCTTTCCAAGGACAAGATACTAACAATTTAGTATTCGCAGTAAACACACAAGGATTGTTAAGTCCGGGCGCAACAGCTGCAGCAAGTTTTAATGAGAATGTAATGATCGAAGTAAACATCGACAATACAGGAGACAATGTTGAGGATTTAGTAATTCAAGCTATTCGCAAAGGAAATAAAATGTATTTCTTCGGACCATATGCTCCATCTGTAAAAGGAAAAACAAGCACTATTGATTTCAGCAAAGCTTCGGGTAGTGTTCAAATTTCTAAATACGGTCAAACACCAAATATTTCAAATGAAAACGGAATGAAATTTTTTGCAGGACCTAGAGATGATCCTTTCTTTTTTGACTTAGGACAATACCAAGCAGTAATCGGAGGGACAGCTTCAGCTTTTAAAACTACAGGAACAGATACTTTCGCAGGTACCAATGTTTTATCTGTTGTAATCGAAGTGCCAAAATCTAAATTAGGTACAGCTGCCTCATTGAACACCTGGGTAGAAACTAAGAAAAAACAATAA
- a CDS encoding sigma-70 family RNA polymerase sigma factor → MTQEELLVLIYKKDAKAFTHLYDMYSKSLFAVINVLVKNTEEAEDVLQEVFVKIWKNIDSYNESKGRFYTWILNIARNSSIDKLRSKNFNNSQKNLSSDNFVNLLDDSNKLTNKVDTIGIHEFVKRLKPKCIQIIDLLFFKGYTQQEAAEELEIPLGTVKTHNRNCINDLRTYLKV, encoded by the coding sequence ATGACCCAAGAAGAGTTATTAGTTTTGATTTATAAAAAAGATGCAAAAGCGTTCACACATCTATATGATATGTACTCGAAAAGCTTGTTTGCTGTAATTAATGTCCTTGTCAAAAATACCGAAGAAGCCGAGGATGTGCTCCAAGAGGTATTTGTTAAGATTTGGAAAAACATTGATTCCTATAATGAGAGTAAAGGCCGTTTTTATACTTGGATTCTCAATATAGCTCGAAATTCCTCCATAGATAAGTTACGTTCTAAAAACTTTAACAACAGTCAAAAAAACCTTTCCTCTGATAATTTCGTAAATCTATTAGATGACAGTAACAAACTGACAAACAAGGTAGACACTATAGGTATTCATGAATTTGTCAAGAGGCTAAAGCCAAAGTGTATTCAAATCATCGATTTATTGTTCTTTAAAGGGTATACCCAACAAGAAGCTGCAGAAGAGTTGGAAATTCCGCTAGGAACAGTAAAAACACACAATAGGAATTGTATAAATGATTTAAGAACCTACTTGAAAGTATAA
- a CDS encoding anti-sigma factor → MENKEYIASGILELYVYGLLSEAENEEIAMRAKNDPEIQAEIVSIEKSIIALSSSFSPFNSVGNYERIKEKLDLNPSPKVIELEPKRNISHYLGWAAAVILLMGIGFMYNQLTVTTNQVVNAETEKSKIEKELNTLTLENKAIESSLAIIRDTNTTVVALGGQAVAPESYAKVYWNKEAQKVYIDASGLPEPPKGMVYQVWSLKLNPLTPTSIGLLDNFNDNDKRLFPINAIIDAEAFGITLEPAGGSLTPTMEQLYTLGKV, encoded by the coding sequence ATGGAAAATAAAGAATATATAGCATCAGGAATCTTAGAACTTTACGTTTACGGCTTACTCAGTGAGGCCGAAAACGAAGAGATTGCCATGCGCGCCAAAAATGACCCCGAAATACAAGCTGAAATCGTTTCGATAGAGAAATCAATCATTGCTTTATCATCGAGTTTTTCCCCTTTTAATTCAGTGGGTAATTATGAGCGAATCAAAGAAAAACTAGACTTAAACCCAAGTCCAAAAGTAATAGAACTAGAACCTAAAAGAAACATTTCACACTATTTAGGTTGGGCTGCTGCCGTTATTTTGCTAATGGGAATTGGTTTTATGTATAACCAACTGACTGTTACAACAAACCAAGTGGTGAATGCTGAAACAGAAAAATCTAAAATTGAAAAGGAATTAAATACCTTAACCCTCGAAAACAAAGCTATTGAATCAAGCTTAGCTATTATAAGAGACACAAATACAACAGTCGTTGCCCTAGGTGGACAGGCTGTTGCTCCAGAGTCCTACGCTAAAGTGTACTGGAATAAAGAAGCTCAAAAAGTATATATTGATGCTTCGGGTTTACCTGAACCACCAAAAGGAATGGTGTACCAAGTATGGTCACTAAAATTGAATCCACTTACACCTACGAGCATTGGACTATTGGATAATTTTAATGATAATGATAAACGATTATTCCCTATAAATGCGATTATCGATGCAGAAGCTTTCGGTATCACATTGGAACCAGCGGGAGGAAGTTTAACACCTACTATGGAACAATTGTATACTTTAGGAAAAGTATAA
- a CDS encoding tRNA-dihydrouridine synthase family protein, with protein MSYTLLSSPLQGFTDYRFRNAQNKIFGGIDTFYAPYIRLNGKLDIKSSYQRDLALENNNTLEVIPQVITNDAEEFLFVAKYVQELGYKELNWNLGCPYPMVTKCGMGSGLISNTERINAVLDKVHSETDIIVSMKMRLGYDTTEEILDVFPILERYPIKNVAIHARIGKQLYKGGVHLDAFQECINSTKLKLYYNGDITSVASFKAMQERFPSIDHWMIGRGLIADPFLPTMIKNDTTLYPDNKIELFSTFHDTLYEGYSQSLSGATHILLKMHHLWEYFSVLFANPHKVHKKIKKAKSIKNYEQAVKEILKEESQIRI; from the coding sequence ATGAGCTATACCCTACTTTCTTCACCTTTACAAGGTTTTACAGATTACCGCTTTAGAAATGCCCAAAATAAAATCTTTGGTGGCATTGATACTTTTTATGCTCCTTACATTCGCCTGAACGGAAAACTAGATATTAAATCTTCATACCAAAGGGATTTAGCATTAGAGAATAACAATACCTTAGAAGTGATTCCGCAAGTGATTACTAATGATGCCGAGGAATTTTTATTTGTGGCCAAATATGTTCAGGAATTAGGTTACAAGGAACTGAATTGGAATTTAGGCTGCCCTTACCCGATGGTGACCAAGTGCGGAATGGGTTCAGGACTCATCAGTAATACGGAACGAATTAATGCTGTCCTTGATAAAGTTCACTCAGAAACAGATATTATTGTTTCGATGAAAATGCGATTGGGCTATGACACTACCGAAGAAATCCTAGATGTTTTTCCTATCTTAGAACGATACCCTATTAAAAATGTAGCTATTCATGCCCGTATTGGAAAACAACTGTATAAAGGTGGTGTTCACCTAGATGCTTTTCAAGAATGCATCAATTCAACAAAATTGAAATTGTACTATAACGGCGATATTACCTCTGTAGCAAGTTTTAAAGCTATGCAAGAACGTTTCCCCAGCATTGATCACTGGATGATAGGGAGAGGATTAATTGCAGATCCTTTTTTACCAACTATGATTAAAAATGATACTACTCTTTATCCTGATAATAAAATAGAATTGTTTAGCACTTTTCATGACACTTTGTATGAAGGCTATAGCCAATCCTTATCAGGAGCTACTCATATTTTATTAAAGATGCACCATTTATGGGAATATTTTTCAGTTCTTTTTGCGAATCCACACAAAGTGCATAAAAAAATAAAAAAAGCAAAAAGTATCAAGAACTACGAACAAGCTGTCAAGGAAATCTTAAAGGAAGAAAGCCAAATTAGAATCTAA
- a CDS encoding DUF4369 domain-containing protein, with protein MKKLFFLLSASLLLMSCSKDKYTISGTIKGLEDGKTIILETQDESGMGLKSIDTVKVENGKFVFEGKALEPSFHTLQIEGVQGKVPFILENGDITITVDKDSIQKSKVSGTYNNDEYVKFNEEIKVIQKKLMDFQTQNTEKMNLAQQTKDTAVINGLMQEFSKIQEEVGNASKAKYIGYAETHPKALISALIIQGMLNDPTADVKKAESIYNGFEESLKNTKPGKAIKTKLGEIKNPAVGATTPPAPGASN; from the coding sequence ATGAAAAAATTATTTTTTTTACTTTCTGCTTCTCTTTTATTAATGTCATGTAGCAAAGACAAGTATACAATTTCAGGAACTATTAAAGGTCTTGAAGACGGAAAAACAATTATCCTTGAGACACAAGATGAAAGTGGAATGGGATTAAAATCAATTGATACTGTAAAAGTTGAAAATGGGAAATTCGTTTTTGAAGGAAAAGCATTAGAGCCATCTTTCCATACTTTACAAATCGAAGGAGTACAAGGAAAAGTGCCATTCATCTTAGAAAATGGTGATATAACAATTACTGTTGATAAAGACAGTATTCAAAAATCTAAAGTTTCAGGAACATACAACAATGATGAGTATGTGAAATTTAACGAGGAAATTAAAGTAATCCAAAAGAAATTAATGGATTTCCAAACTCAAAATACTGAAAAAATGAATCTTGCTCAACAAACTAAAGATACTGCTGTAATCAATGGTTTGATGCAAGAATTTTCTAAAATTCAAGAAGAAGTTGGAAACGCTTCAAAAGCAAAATATATTGGATACGCTGAAACGCATCCTAAAGCTTTAATCAGTGCTTTAATCATCCAAGGAATGTTGAATGATCCAACTGCTGATGTTAAAAAAGCAGAATCAATCTACAATGGATTTGAAGAATCATTGAAAAACACAAAACCAGGAAAAGCGATTAAAACTAAACTTGGTGAAATCAAAAATCCAGCTGTAGGCGCTACAACTCCTCCAGCTCCAGGAGCAAGCAACTGA
- a CDS encoding TlpA disulfide reductase family protein, whose translation MTIVDFWASWCAPCRQENPNVVALYNEFHAKGLNIIGVSLDKDKAKWKEAIAKDKLSWTHVSNLKFWDEPIAKQYGVEAIPATFILDASGKIVAKDLRGDALRAKITELLK comes from the coding sequence GTGACCATCGTTGACTTTTGGGCTTCTTGGTGCGCACCATGCCGTCAAGAAAACCCTAATGTAGTTGCTCTTTACAATGAATTCCACGCTAAAGGATTAAACATTATTGGTGTGTCTTTAGACAAAGACAAAGCCAAATGGAAAGAAGCCATTGCAAAGGATAAATTGAGTTGGACTCATGTTTCTAATTTGAAATTTTGGGACGAACCGATAGCAAAACAATACGGTGTAGAAGCTATTCCTGCAACTTTTATACTTGATGCTTCAGGAAAAATAGTTGCAAAAGACTTAAGAGGAGACGCTCTAAGAGCAAAAATCACTGAGCTTTTAAAATAA
- a CDS encoding prohibitin family protein, giving the protein MIVFIFLGIVLLVISFTSKNNYGPLTKYATVFRIIGLFLLCIGVFSTAFKQVDAGKVGVKSLFGNVQSGTLESGLHIINPLLDVTIFDIQTQNYTMSAEHGEGAQQGDDAIRVLSNDGLEVVIDLTVLYRVLSTESPRIFKEIGVNYTDKIVRPVTRTRIRDNAVYYDAVALYSTKRNEFQTRIFKNIESDFKKRGLILEQLLIRNINLPASVKRTIESKINAEQDAQKMQFVLQKEKQEAERKRVEAQGIADYQRIISLGLTDKQLQYEFIKAQKELAASPNTKIIFMGKGNSAPIILSDK; this is encoded by the coding sequence ATGATTGTATTTATTTTTCTAGGAATAGTGTTATTGGTGATTAGTTTTACCTCAAAAAATAATTATGGTCCTCTTACTAAATACGCTACAGTATTTAGAATAATCGGTTTGTTTTTGCTGTGTATTGGTGTTTTTTCAACCGCATTCAAGCAAGTAGATGCTGGAAAAGTTGGAGTGAAATCGCTATTCGGTAATGTGCAGTCGGGAACACTTGAAAGCGGATTACATATTATTAATCCGTTACTAGATGTGACGATATTTGATATTCAAACACAAAATTATACCATGTCTGCAGAACATGGAGAAGGAGCGCAACAAGGTGATGATGCCATTCGTGTTTTGTCCAATGATGGATTAGAGGTTGTTATTGATTTGACGGTCTTATACCGTGTGTTATCAACTGAATCGCCAAGGATTTTTAAAGAAATTGGGGTTAATTATACAGATAAAATTGTGCGTCCTGTAACAAGAACTCGTATTCGTGACAATGCTGTTTATTATGATGCAGTTGCCTTATATTCTACTAAAAGAAATGAATTTCAAACACGCATATTTAAGAACATTGAATCTGATTTCAAAAAGAGAGGATTGATTTTAGAGCAGTTACTTATTCGAAATATCAATTTGCCTGCTTCGGTGAAAAGGACAATCGAAAGTAAGATTAATGCAGAACAAGACGCTCAAAAAATGCAGTTTGTATTGCAGAAAGAAAAACAAGAAGCAGAGCGTAAAAGGGTAGAAGCACAGGGTATTGCTGATTACCAACGTATTATTTCTCTGGGTTTAACAGATAAACAATTACAATACGAATTTATAAAAGCACAAAAAGAATTGGCGGCATCACCAAATACCAAAATAATTTTTATGGGAAAAGGGAATAGTGCTCCAATTATTCTTTCGGATAAATAA